Below is a genomic region from Candidatus Aegiribacteria sp..
CAGCTCTGAGTTTTATATCAGATAGTTTCATCATCTCAAGAACTTTTAGATAATCATCCTCGCCAGAAGTTGTGAAAACAAGGAGATCACACTGACTGATAGGTTTACCAGTTTCAAGTGTTTCCGTTGAATATCCGTATCTGCTTCTCCAGTGTAATTCATCCTTATCAGGATAGAATGCTCTTTCACAGCAGGTTTCCGGCCAGGAGGAGAGCTGTTTGAAAATACTCTGGTATCTGATAGAAGACATCGCGGTGCTGTATTCTTTAGGCGAAGCTAAGATTATTTCGAAAATACCCTGCCGAGAAATGGCATGGGTACTGGTTTCATTATCAACTAGCCTGCGTCGACGTTCATCATAGTATTCGGCTGCAGGTTTTCTGCTCATAGATATTACCCTCCATTCATAGATGGGAGTAATATATGATAATGAAATACATATTGCTAGATGAGACCTCTACATGCATGTTATACAACTAGCTATACTATCTTCTGAAGAATGGTGGCTGCTTTCTCTTTTCTTCCTTTCCGCTTGACCTTGCTGCTCCAAGAATGAATGGCAGTTTTTCCCTGTCCATATCCCTTTCGGAACTCTTCGACTTCAAACCTTCTGGCAGTCTAATATCCATAGAATCAATCTCGGGATATTCAACCTCACCAAAACCAGTGGCAATTACCGTAACCTTCAGCTTATCATCCATGCTTTCAACTATGCTTGTTCCTAGAGACACATCAGCCTGGGATCCCACAGCCTTTGTCACAATTTCCACTGCTTCATGGAATTCAGCAAATTTCATGGATGAAGAAGCCTGGATGCTAACCAGAAGGGACTGCGCTCCCTCTATTGATACATTCTCAAGAAGAGGGTCTGATATGGCTCTGCTTGCGGCTTCGGATGCGCGGTGTTCACCATTACAGCAACCGGTGCCCATCATAGCTCCTCCACCAGTGGTGATGACTTTCTTGATATCCTGGAAATCAAGATTCATAAGTCCGGGAGAGGAGATTATATTCGCGATACCTTCCACAGCATCCTTCAGAGTCCTGTTACCTCTCTCCAGTGCATTACAAAGAGTTTCTTCATCTCCCGCTTCACGTCGCAGACTGTCGTTAGGAATCACAATCAGTGTATCCACCTCTTTTCTGAGCGCGGATATCCCCTGCTCAGCCCTGTTTTTCTTAACGGAGCCCTCAATCTCAAACGGCCTTGTAACCACACCTACTGTGATCGCATTTAGATCCCGTGCTATTCGTGCCACAACGGGAGCTGCTCCGGTACCTGTTCCACCACCCATACCAGCCGTTATGAAAACCATACTGCAACCCTGAAGGCTTTCGATAATTTCATCCCTGCTCTCCTCAGCGGAACTCTCCCCGGTTTCAACATTTCCGCCAGCTCCCAATCCTCCGGTAAGCTTCGGACCGAGCTGCACCTTCAGATCAGGTTCGCAGCTTTGAAGAGCTTGAAGATCAGTATTCATCGCAAGATACTCAACGCCCACTATGTCAGCGCTCAGCATCCTGTCAATTGCGTTGCATCCGCATCCGCCAAGACCAGCAACTACTATTTTAGGCTTACCGTGAAATTCCTCGGTCACATCAACTATCTGCAGCCTGGGTCCTTCCTCCTGCGGTATCATTTTCCCTCCTCTGTTCACTATCTGAGTTTCCTTA
It encodes:
- the ftsZ gene encoding cell division protein FtsZ, whose amino-acid sequence is MIPQEEGPRLQIVDVTEEFHGKPKIVVAGLGGCGCNAIDRMLSADIVGVEYLAMNTDLQALQSCEPDLKVQLGPKLTGGLGAGGNVETGESSAEESRDEIIESLQGCSMVFITAGMGGGTGTGAAPVVARIARDLNAITVGVVTRPFEIEGSVKKNRAEQGISALRKEVDTLIVIPNDSLRREAGDEETLCNALERGNRTLKDAVEGIANIISSPGLMNLDFQDIKKVITTGGGAMMGTGCCNGEHRASEAASRAISDPLLENVSIEGAQSLLVSIQASSSMKFAEFHEAVEIVTKAVGSQADVSLGTSIVESMDDKLKVTVIATGFGEVEYPEIDSMDIRLPEGLKSKSSERDMDREKLPFILGAARSSGKEEKRKQPPFFRR